The Pseudomonas sp. R4-35-07 genome contains a region encoding:
- a CDS encoding ATP-dependent DNA helicase RecQ, whose product MHDTLQQVFGYPQFRLGQQETVSAVLAGRSAAAIFPTGSGKSLCYQLSAVLLPHLTLVVSPLLALMQDQLGFLRRHGISAGSIDSAQSREDANDVMARARSGELKILMISVERLKNERFRNFLQSVQLSLLVVDEAHCISEWGHNFRPDYLKLPDYQRQFKIPQALLLTATATPKVIADMQAKFAIAPQDVITTGFYRPNLNLLVEPVSGADKRRRLVQWMSERANQPSIVYVTLQKTAEQIAEHLNRNGIQAEAYHAGLPHDKREGIQQRFMGGRSNCIVATIAFGMGIDKSDIRNVVHFDLPKSIENYSQEIGRAGRDGQPSDCLVLANRDSVNVLENFVYGDTPEQEGIRRVLEEVQAARDEGQWEFLLRSLSDHSNIRELPLKTLLVQLELKGVIAPRYAFYAEYRFKYLIEPDALLARFSGERQQFVAAIIQVCKRAKTWATVDFDALYLQHNAERSRVVKALDYFQEQGLIELESKQMTEVYSLLNTDFDPQVLSAGLYTGFKQHEVTEVARIHAMLDLFATEQCLGQRLARYFGDENVPERCGHCSVCHGHVAHLPPPPSLPPLVDKNFMGLCGDFIHRHHEHTGQLPGAERLTRFLGGISVPLFTKLKARGIPGFAALEDYPYAEVREWAEAHLNDL is encoded by the coding sequence ATGCACGACACCCTCCAGCAGGTCTTTGGTTATCCACAGTTTCGTTTGGGCCAGCAAGAGACGGTCAGCGCCGTGCTGGCCGGTCGTTCGGCGGCCGCTATTTTCCCCACCGGGTCGGGCAAGTCCCTGTGTTATCAACTGTCAGCCGTATTGCTGCCACACCTGACGCTGGTGGTGTCGCCATTGTTGGCATTGATGCAGGACCAGTTGGGTTTCCTGCGGCGTCACGGCATTTCAGCGGGCAGTATCGATTCGGCGCAAAGCCGCGAGGACGCCAATGACGTGATGGCTCGCGCACGTTCCGGCGAATTGAAAATCCTGATGATTTCCGTAGAGCGCTTGAAAAACGAGCGTTTCCGCAACTTCCTGCAAAGTGTGCAGCTCTCGCTGCTGGTGGTGGATGAGGCGCACTGCATTTCCGAATGGGGCCACAACTTCCGTCCGGACTATCTGAAGCTTCCCGACTACCAGCGCCAGTTCAAGATCCCACAAGCGCTGCTGCTGACGGCTACGGCCACGCCCAAGGTAATTGCCGATATGCAGGCCAAGTTCGCCATTGCGCCGCAGGACGTGATTACCACGGGCTTTTACCGGCCCAACCTCAACTTGTTGGTAGAACCGGTGAGCGGCGCGGACAAACGCCGCCGTCTCGTGCAATGGATGAGCGAGCGGGCCAATCAGCCGAGCATCGTCTACGTCACCCTGCAAAAAACCGCCGAGCAGATCGCCGAGCACCTGAACCGTAACGGCATCCAGGCCGAGGCGTATCACGCTGGGTTGCCGCACGACAAACGCGAGGGCATCCAGCAGCGTTTCATGGGCGGGCGCTCCAATTGCATTGTCGCCACCATTGCGTTTGGCATGGGCATCGACAAAAGTGATATCCGCAATGTGGTGCACTTCGACCTGCCCAAATCCATCGAAAATTACAGCCAGGAAATCGGCCGCGCCGGGCGCGATGGCCAGCCTTCGGACTGCCTGGTGCTGGCCAATCGCGACAGCGTCAATGTGCTGGAAAACTTCGTGTACGGTGATACGCCGGAGCAGGAAGGTATCCGCCGGGTGCTGGAAGAGGTGCAGGCCGCGCGAGACGAGGGCCAATGGGAGTTTTTACTCAGGTCTTTATCGGACCACAGTAACATTCGCGAGCTGCCGTTGAAGACGCTGCTGGTGCAGTTGGAGCTCAAGGGCGTGATCGCGCCGCGCTACGCGTTTTATGCCGAGTACCGTTTCAAGTACCTGATCGAACCCGATGCCTTGCTGGCCCGATTTTCCGGGGAGCGGCAACAGTTTGTCGCGGCGATCATCCAGGTGTGCAAACGTGCGAAAACCTGGGCGACGGTGGATTTCGACGCGCTCTACCTGCAGCACAACGCCGAGCGCAGTCGCGTGGTGAAGGCGTTGGATTACTTCCAGGAGCAGGGCCTGATCGAATTGGAAAGCAAGCAGATGACCGAGGTCTACAGCTTGCTGAACACCGATTTTGACCCACAGGTGCTGAGCGCCGGGTTATACACAGGCTTCAAGCAGCACGAGGTGACAGAAGTGGCGCGGATTCACGCCATGCTTGATCTGTTCGCCACCGAGCAGTGCCTGGGGCAACGCCTGGCGCGCTATTTCGGCGATGAAAATGTACCTGAGCGTTGCGGGCATTGCTCGGTGTGCCACGGGCATGTCGCCCATCTACCGCCGCCGCCGAGCCTGCCGCCGCTTGTGGATAAGAATTTCATGGGGCTGTGCGGCGATTTTATCCACAGGCATCATGAGCACACCGGCCAATTGCCGGGTGCGGAACGGTTGACGCGCTTTCTGGGTGGGATCAGCGTGCCGTTGTTCACCAAGTTGAAGGCGCGGGGTATTCCCGGGTTCGCTGCGCTGGAGGACTACCCCTACGCCGAGGTTCGTGAGTGGGCCGAAGCTCATTTGAATGACCTGTAA
- a CDS encoding thioesterase family protein, with amino-acid sequence MPDSVPQRADYAHFQPIITRWHDNDVYGHVNNVTYYSFFDTAVNTYLIEQGGLDIHDGEVVGFVVSSACDYFASIAFPERIDIGLRVGKLGNSSVQYELAVFKAGEQEACAAGRFVHVFVDRGTNQPVTIPGRLREALQRLVA; translated from the coding sequence ATGCCTGACTCAGTGCCACAACGTGCCGATTACGCACACTTCCAGCCGATCATTACGCGCTGGCACGACAATGATGTGTACGGCCATGTGAATAACGTCACCTACTACAGCTTTTTCGACACGGCGGTGAATACCTACCTGATCGAACAGGGTGGGTTGGATATTCATGACGGGGAAGTGGTCGGGTTTGTAGTCAGTTCGGCGTGCGATTACTTTGCGTCGATCGCTTTCCCTGAGCGCATTGATATCGGCCTGCGGGTGGGCAAGTTGGGCAATAGCTCAGTGCAATACGAGTTGGCGGTATTCAAGGCAGGCGAGCAGGAAGCCTGTGCGGCGGGGCGTTTTGTGCATGTGTTTGTCGACCGGGGCACGAACCAGCCGGTTACGATTCCGGGGAGGTTGCGTGAGGCGTTGCAGAGGTTGGTGGCCTGA
- a CDS encoding glycine zipper domain-containing protein, whose amino-acid sequence MKFSSILLLSLGLVSGAAMAGGTTEAGVGGALGGVLGSVVGQQLGGNTGSTIGAALGGAGGSAVGADKRSRGEAAIGGALGAAGGNVVGRSVGGSTGALIGSAAGGGAGGALGNYMGNKSDDDDRRYRGRDDRRYYRDGHPGRGHAYGHRKNKHKRHHRYDD is encoded by the coding sequence ATGAAGTTCTCCTCGATTCTCTTGTTGTCCCTTGGCCTGGTCAGTGGCGCAGCCATGGCCGGTGGCACCACCGAAGCCGGTGTGGGCGGCGCATTGGGCGGGGTTCTAGGCTCGGTTGTCGGCCAGCAGTTGGGCGGCAACACCGGTTCGACCATCGGCGCAGCGCTGGGTGGCGCGGGCGGTAGCGCGGTCGGCGCCGACAAACGCAGCCGTGGCGAAGCCGCCATTGGCGGCGCACTGGGCGCTGCCGGCGGCAACGTGGTAGGCCGCAGTGTCGGCGGCAGCACCGGCGCACTGATCGGCTCAGCTGCCGGCGGTGGCGCAGGTGGCGCGCTGGGCAACTACATGGGCAACAAGAGCGATGACGATGACCGTCGTTACCGTGGCCGCGACGACCGTCGCTACTACCGCGATGGCCACCCTGGCCGCGGTCATGCCTATGGGCATCGCAAGAACAAGCACAAGCGCCATCATCGTTATGATGACTAA
- a CDS encoding FdhF/YdeP family oxidoreductase has protein sequence MSLHHQADQTPTPRYKPYKGPAGGWGALISVAHAWLTSDNALKNLRMMLKTNQNGGFDCPGCAWGDSPESGMVKFCENGAKAVNWEATKRRVDAAFFAKHSVTALLEQSDYWLEYQGRLTEPMRYDAATDRYQPISWDAAFDLVGKHLNALPSPDMAEFYTSGRASNEAAYLYQLFVRAYGTNNFPDCSNMCHEASGVALAQSVGVGKGTVTFDDFEHADAIFVWGQNPGTNHPRMLEPLREAVKRGAQVVCINPLKERGLERFQHPQHPLEMLTNGDKPTNTAYFRPALGGDMAILRGMAKFLLLWERQALAEGKEAVFDHDFLNEHTINVLDYLGQIDDTSWEEIVEQSGLTLVEIEQAARMYAKGKNVIMCWAMGITQHRHSVPTIQEIANLMLLRGNIGRPGAGLCPVRGHSNVQGDRTMGINERPPVAFLDSLERRFQFQVPRTNGHNVVEAIHAMLEGRAKVFIGLGGNFAQATPDSTRTFEALRNCDLTVQISTKLNRSHLMHGKDALILPCLGRTDIDIQAEGPQAVTVEDSFSMVHDSNGQLQPLSKLMKSEPAIVAGIAAATLGSKPVDWNWLVADYRRIRDLIADTIPGFKDFNEKLKNPGGFYLGNSAGARRWNTPSGRANFRPNVLPKDLIHERTHATGRVPDLIMQSMRSHDQYNTTIYGLDDRYRGVKGQRDVLFVNEADIIRLGFKPGQKADIISLWEDGRERRVKGFTLLAFDIPAGQAAAYYPEVNPLVPLESTGDGSHTPTSKFVAIRLEAASDNGLIMARSA, from the coding sequence ACAAGCCCTATAAAGGCCCGGCAGGCGGCTGGGGTGCATTGATCAGCGTGGCGCACGCCTGGCTGACCAGCGACAACGCGCTGAAAAACCTGCGCATGATGCTCAAGACCAACCAGAACGGCGGCTTCGACTGCCCGGGCTGTGCCTGGGGCGACTCGCCGGAAAGTGGCATGGTCAAGTTCTGCGAAAACGGCGCCAAGGCGGTCAATTGGGAAGCCACCAAGCGCCGCGTGGACGCCGCATTCTTCGCCAAACACAGCGTGACCGCGCTGCTGGAACAAAGCGATTACTGGCTGGAGTACCAAGGGCGTCTCACCGAGCCTATGCGCTACGACGCCGCGACCGACCGCTACCAGCCCATCAGTTGGGACGCCGCGTTCGACCTGGTCGGCAAGCACCTCAATGCCCTGCCCAGCCCGGACATGGCCGAGTTCTACACCTCGGGCCGCGCCAGCAACGAAGCCGCCTACCTGTACCAGCTGTTTGTGCGCGCCTACGGCACCAACAATTTCCCGGACTGCTCGAACATGTGCCACGAAGCCAGCGGCGTCGCCCTGGCCCAGAGTGTGGGCGTGGGCAAAGGCACTGTGACCTTTGATGACTTCGAACATGCCGACGCGATTTTCGTCTGGGGCCAGAACCCCGGCACCAACCACCCGCGCATGCTCGAGCCGCTGCGCGAAGCGGTGAAGCGCGGCGCTCAGGTGGTGTGTATCAACCCCCTGAAAGAACGTGGCCTGGAACGCTTCCAGCACCCGCAACATCCGCTGGAAATGCTCACCAACGGCGACAAGCCAACCAACACCGCCTATTTCCGCCCGGCGCTGGGCGGCGACATGGCCATTCTGCGCGGCATGGCCAAGTTCCTGCTGCTGTGGGAGCGTCAAGCCCTGGCCGAAGGCAAGGAAGCGGTGTTCGATCACGACTTCCTCAACGAACACACCATCAACGTGCTGGACTATCTGGGCCAGATCGACGACACCTCGTGGGAGGAAATCGTCGAGCAGTCCGGCCTGACGCTGGTGGAGATCGAGCAAGCCGCGCGCATGTATGCCAAAGGCAAGAACGTGATCATGTGCTGGGCGATGGGCATCACCCAACACCGTCACTCGGTGCCGACCATCCAGGAAATCGCCAATCTGATGTTGCTGCGCGGCAATATCGGCCGCCCAGGTGCAGGCCTGTGCCCGGTGCGCGGTCACAGCAACGTGCAGGGCGACCGCACCATGGGCATCAACGAACGCCCACCGGTGGCATTCCTCGACTCACTGGAGCGCCGCTTCCAGTTCCAGGTGCCGCGCACCAATGGCCACAACGTGGTCGAAGCCATCCACGCGATGCTTGAAGGCCGCGCCAAGGTGTTTATCGGCCTGGGCGGCAACTTCGCCCAGGCCACGCCGGACAGCACCCGCACGTTCGAAGCATTGCGTAACTGCGACCTGACTGTACAGATCAGCACCAAGCTCAACCGCAGCCATCTGATGCACGGCAAAGACGCGCTGATCCTGCCATGCCTGGGCCGTACCGACATCGATATCCAGGCCGAGGGCCCGCAAGCGGTGACGGTGGAAGACTCGTTCAGCATGGTCCACGACTCCAACGGCCAATTGCAGCCGCTGTCGAAGCTGATGAAATCGGAGCCCGCGATTGTGGCGGGCATTGCCGCCGCGACCCTGGGCAGCAAACCGGTGGATTGGAATTGGCTGGTGGCTGACTACAGACGCATTCGCGACCTGATCGCCGACACCATTCCAGGCTTCAAGGACTTCAACGAGAAGCTCAAAAACCCGGGCGGTTTCTACTTGGGCAACTCCGCCGGCGCACGCCGCTGGAACACCCCATCGGGCCGCGCCAACTTCCGACCGAACGTCCTGCCCAAAGACCTGATTCACGAACGCACCCACGCCACAGGGCGTGTGCCGGACCTGATCATGCAGTCGATGCGTTCCCACGATCAGTACAACACCACTATCTATGGGCTAGACGACCGTTATCGCGGGGTCAAAGGCCAACGGGATGTGCTGTTCGTCAACGAAGCCGACATCATCCGCCTGGGCTTCAAGCCGGGGCAGAAGGCGGACATCATTTCGCTGTGGGAAGACGGCCGAGAGCGGCGCGTCAAGGGCTTCACCCTACTGGCGTTCGATATTCCGGCCGGGCAGGCCGCTGCTTACTATCCGGAAGTGAACCCTCTGGTGCCCTTGGAAAGCACGGGCGACGGTAGCCATACGCCAACGTCGAAGTTTGTGGCGATTCGTTTGGAAGCGGCGAGCGATAATGGGTTGATCATGGCGCGCTCGGCCTGA